A DNA window from Falco naumanni isolate bFalNau1 chromosome Z, bFalNau1.pat, whole genome shotgun sequence contains the following coding sequences:
- the ACO1 gene encoding cytoplasmic aconitate hydratase isoform X2 — translation MSNPFVRIMEPLDPKQPLKKFFNLSKLEDVRYARLPFSIRVLLEAAIRNCDEFLVKKGDVENILNWKVVQHKNVEVPFKPARVILQDFTGVPAVVDFAAMRDAVKKLGGNPEKINPICPVDLVIDHSIQVDFNRRSDSLQKNQDLEFERNKERFEFLKWGSQAFKNMRIIPPGSGIIHQVNLEYLARVVMDQDGYYYPDSVVGTDSHTTMIDGLGVLGWGVGGIEAEAVMLGQPISMVLPEVVGYKLLGNPQPLVTSTDIVLTITKHLRQVGVVGKFVEFFGPGVAQLSIADRATIANMCPEYGATAAYFPVDDISIGYLIQTGRDKEKVMCTKRYLEAVGMLRDFKNSSQDPDFTQVVELDLHTVTPCCSGPKRPQDKVAVSDMKKDFETCLGAKQGFKGFQIASDRHNKIVKFNFEGCDFELAHGSVVIAAITSCTNTSNPSVMLGAGLLAKKAVEAGLTVKPYIKTSLSPGSGVVTYYLRESGVMSYLSQLGFDVVGYGCMTCIGNSGPLPESVVEAITQGDLVAVGVLSGNRNFEGRVHPNTRANYLASPPLVIAYAIAGTVRIDFEKEPLGINASGKKIYLKDIWPTRNEIQAVERQFVIPGMFKEVYQKIETVNKSWNALDAPSDTLYTWNPKSTYIKSPPFFDGLTLALQTPKTIEDAYVLLSFGDSVTTDHISPAGNIARNSPAARYLTSRGLTPREFNSYGSRRGNDAVMARGTFANIRLVNKFVDKQGPQTVHFPSGETLDVFDAAERYKQAGHPLIVLAGKEYGAGSSRDWAAKGPFLLVSDCSKPEGGQYLKVRSQED, via the exons ATGAGCAACCCTTTTGTACGTATCATGGAGCCGCTGGACCCTAAACAGCCTCTGAAGAAGTTCTTTAATCTGAGCAAATTGGAAGATGTGAGATACG CACGCCTGCCATTTTCTATTCGAGTCCTCTTGGAAGCAGCGATCCGTAACTGTGATGAGTTCCTAGTAAAGAAGGGAGATGTTGAGAATATTCTCAACTGGAAAGTGGTGCAACACAAGAATGTTGAAGTGCCGTTCAAGCCTGCAAGAGTTATTCTGCAAGACTTCAC tGGGGTACCTGCTGTGGTTGACTTTGCTGCGATGCGTGATGCTGTGAAGAAACTTGGTGGGAACCCTGAAAAAATCAATCCTATCTGTCCTGTTGACCTAGTGATAGATCACTCCATCCAGGTTGACTTTAACAGACG ATCAGACAGCTTGCAAAAAAATCAGGACCTGGAAtttgaaaggaacaaagaaagatTTGAATTCTTAAAG TGGGGCtctcaggcttttaaaaacatgagaaTTATTCCGCCAGGCTCTGGGATCATCCATCAAGTGAACTTGGAGTACTTGGCAAGAGTGGTGATGGATCAGGACGGCTACTACTATCCAGACAGTGTGGTGGGCACTGACTCGCACACCACCATGATAGACGGCTTGGGAGTGCTTGGCTGGG GTGTTGGTGGCATTGAAGCAGAAGCAGTGATGTTGGGCCAACCGATCAGCATGGTGCTTCCTGAGGTGGTTGGCTATAAGCTGCTGGGAAACCCTCAGCCACTGGTAACATCCACTGACATAGTGCTCACCATTACCAAG CACCTCCGCCAAGTTGGAGTTGTGGGTAAATTCGTGGAGTTTTTTGGTCCTGGTGTAGCCCAGCTGTCAATTGCTGACCGAGCCACCATTGCCAATATGTGTCCAGAGTATGGAGCAACAGCTGCCTATTTCCCAGTGGATGATATTAGCATTGGGTACCTGATACAAACTG GCCGTGATAAAGAGAAAGTTATGTGTACAAAAAGGTATCTTGAGGCTGTGGGAATGCTAAGAGATTTCAAGAACTCCTCTCAGGATCCGGACTTCACACAG GTTGTTGAGTTGGATCTCCATACTGTTACACCTTGCTGCAGTGGACCAAAAAGACCTCAGGACAAAGTGGCTGTGTCAGATATGAAGAAGGACTTTGAGACTTGTCTGGGAGCCAAG CAAGGATTCAAGGGATTCCAAATTGCCTCAGACCGACACAACAAAATagtcaaatttaattttgaggGCTGTGACTTTGAGCTTGCTCATGGTTCAGTAGTGATTGCTGCCATTACAAGCTGTACAAACACCAGTAACCCCTCAGTTATGTTGGGGGCAG gatTGCTTGCTAAGAAAGCTGTTGAAGCTGGTTTGACAGTGAAGCCATACATTAAAACTAGCCTGTCCCCAGGAAGCGGGGTTGTCACTTACTATCTGAGGGAGAGTGGAGTTATGAGTTACCTTTCCCAACTAGG GTTTGACGTGGTGGGTTATGGCTGTATGACATGTATTGGCAATAGTGGACCCCTACCAGAATCTGTTGTTGAGGCCATTACACAG GGAGACCTCGTAGCAGTGGGTGTGTTGTCTGGCAATAGGAATTTCGAAGGGCGCGTCCATCCCAACACCCGCGCTAACTACCTAGCCTCCCCACCACTGGTAATAGCCTATGCAATTGCAGGGACTGTTCGGATCGACTTTGAGAAAGAGCCTTTGG GAATAAATGCTTCAGGGAAGAAGATTTACCTGAAAGATATCTGGCCAACAAGAAATGAGATTCAAGCTGTTGAGCGTCAGTTTGTTATTCCTGGGATGTTCAAGGAGGTCTACCAAAAAATAGAG ACAGTAAACAAGTCTTGGAATGCCTTGGATGCTCCTTCAGATACACTATATACTTGGAATCCTAAGTCAACTTATATCAAGTCTCCACCTTTCTTTGATGGTCTG ACTTTGGCTCTTCAGACCCCAAAAACAATAGAAGATGCTTATGTCCTGTTGAGTTTTGGGGATTCTGTGACAACTGACCACATATCTCCAGCTGGGAATATAGCAAGAAATAGTCCTGCAGCCCGTTATTTGACCAGCAGAGG CTTGACTCCTCGAGAGTTCAATTCTTACGGCTCCCGCAGAGGGAATGATGCTGTCATGGCCAGAGGAACATTTGCAAACATTCGCTTGGTGAACAAATTTGTTGATAAACAAGGACCTCAGACTGTCCATTTCCCTTCCGGGGAAACT CTGGATGTGTTTGATGCTGCAGAAAGATACAAGCAGGCTGGCCATCCTCTGATTGTGCTGGCTGGGAAGGAATACGGTGCAGGAAGTTCCAGAGACTGGGCAGCTAAAGGACCATTCCTCTTGGTGAGTGACTGCAGTAAACCAGAAGGAGGTCAGTACTTAAAAGTGCGTAGTCAAGAAGACTAG